A genomic stretch from Erigeron canadensis isolate Cc75 chromosome 9, C_canadensis_v1, whole genome shotgun sequence includes:
- the LOC122582577 gene encoding 2-alkenal reductase (NADP(+)-dependent)-like yields the protein MTLFNRETTEVCNKQILFKDYVNGFPKESDMILSTSAKIHLKLPEGSKGVLVKNLYLSCDPYLRSHMTKTEGGQFESYTPGLPIHGLGVAKVLESGNSNFKKGDLVWGITGWEEYSIINAPETLNKIQHTDVPLSYYTGILGMPGMTAYVGFHEVCAPKKGEYVYVSAASGAVGQLVGQFAKLSGCYVVGSAGTKEKVELLKNTFGFDEAFNYKEEQNLDAAIKRYFPDGIDIYFENVGGKMLDAVLSNMRVNGRISICGMISQYNLEKGEGVHNLLSMISKRLHMRGFVVTDHYHLYPKYMEMVIPLIKQGSIRYIEDIAEGLESAPAALVGLFSGKNVGKQVVVVAHE from the exons ATGACACTTTTTAATAGAGAAACGACAGAAGTATGCAACAAACAGATACTGTTTAAGGATTATGTCAATGGGTTCCCAAAAGAATCTGACATGATTCTCAGTACTTCCGCGAAAATCCATCTCAAGCTTCCAGAAGGTTCTAAAGGCGTACTCGTTAAGAACCTATATCTGTCGTGTGATCCTTATTTGCGCAGTCATATGACCAAAACTGAAGGCGGACAATTTGAATCCTATACTCCTGGTTTG CCCATACATGGATTAGGAGTAGCAAAAGTCCTTGAATCTGGAAATTCGAACTTTAAGAAGGGCGACCTAGTTTGGGGGATAACTGGATGGGAAGAATACAGCATTATTAATGCTCCAGAGACTTTAAACAAGATTCAGCATACTGATGTGCCTCTATCTTATTATACAGGAATTCTTG GTATGCCTGGAATGACCGCTTATGTTGGTTTCCATGAGGTTTGTGCTCCAAAGAAAGGAGAGTATGTCTATGTTTCAGCGGCTTCAGGTGCAGTAGGTCAGCTCGTTGGGCAGTTTGCTAAGTTGTCTGGATGTTATGTTGTTGGGAGTGCTGGGACAAAAGAAAAG GTTGAGCTATTGAAGAATACATTTGGATTTGACGAGGCTTTTAACTACAAAGAAGAACAAAATCTGGATGCAGCAATCAAGAG GTACTTTCCAGATGGAATTGATATTTACTTTGAGAACGTTGGAGGAAAGATGTTGGATGCAGTACTCTCTAATATGAGAGTTAATGGACGCATTTCTATTTGCGGGATGATTTCACAATACAACTTAGAGAAAGGGGAAGGGGTGCATAACTTGTTGTCCATGATATCAAAACGCCTACACATGCGAGGGTTCGTTGTAACTGATCACTATCACCTCTATCCAAAGTATATGGAAATGGTCATACCCCTAATTAAACAAGGGTCTATACGTTACATAGAAGACATTGCAGAGGGGCTCGAGAGTGCCCCTGCAGCTTTAGTTGGCCTGTTCTCGGGCAAAAATGTTGGGAAGCAAGTGGTGGTCGTGGCTCATGAATGA
- the LOC122583464 gene encoding uncharacterized protein LOC122583464 has translation MSSFDEDSVSYIRKYTIDPEMLNTFVAFLGDEDEESGSSTMTNIPRIPRRTVTRNHVEAATRLFNHYFAPELVYPADYFRRRFRMPKEYLFLAYASTADQLDEYLEMGAQTSYESLNHFCKCVTQLYHSEFFRRPTQEDVNRVTAKHKAVHGFPGMLGSIDCMLWAWRNCPTIWQDQYTRGDRGHPTIMLEALLQDNAPAVNCTANGLEFTKNYYLSDGIYSEWATLVKFFKCPMDPKTSKFKRFQESARKDLERAFGVLQG, from the exons ATGTCGAGTTTCGACGAAGATTCAGTTTCATACATTCGTAAATATACAATAGATCCCGAAATGTTAAACACTTTCGTTGCTTTTCTTggagatgaagatgaagaatcaGGGAGCTCGACAATGACAAACATACCAAGAATACCAAGAAGAACCGTAACCAGAAACCATGTGGAAGCCGCGACACGTTTATTTAACCATTACTTTGCCCCGGAACTCGTTTACCCTGCTGATTATTTTCGAAGGCGTTTTCGAATGCCCAAAGAATATTTATTC TTGGCTTATGCTTCTACTGCCGACCAGTTAGATGAATACCTAGAAATGGGTGCCCAAACATCATACGAGTCGTTGAACCACTTCTGTAAATGTGTTACTCAGTTATATCACTCTGAGTTTTTTAGAAGACCGACACAAGAAGATGTTAACCGAGTGACTGCTAAACACAAGGCGGTGCATGGTTTTCCGGGTATGCTTGGAAGCATTGATTGTATGCTTTGGGCTTGGAGAAACTGCCCAACGATATGGCAAGACCAATACACTCGTGGTGACAGAGGACATCCGACGATTatgcttgaagcg CTTCTTCAAGATAATGCTCCCGCGGTAAATTGCACCGCTAATGGCTTAGAGTTTACAAAGAATTACTATCTAAGTGACGGTATCTATTCAGAATGGGCTACACTTGTGAAGTTTTTCAAGTGTCCTATGGACCCCAAGACCAGTAAATTCAAACGCTTCCAAGAATCTGCAAGAAAAGACTTAGAGCGTGCATTTGGGGTACTTCAAGGTTGA